Genomic DNA from Triticum dicoccoides isolate Atlit2015 ecotype Zavitan chromosome 4B, WEW_v2.0, whole genome shotgun sequence:
CACCACGCGAGCCCGTAAAGGCCCCTTCCACTCGGCTGCTTTGATTGACGGATAAGGGTAGGGAGAGGCGGCCAGGTTTCACAGGTAAGGTGaaggtgttcgcacacgaacatgtcaccgtgtaccctcgaagcCGGGGGTGACGCACTGCAGCTCACATCAGAGGAGACCGGCTGGAAGCATGGTACACAAGAAATTCGGCGGGTGCTTTCGTAGAACCAAAACCCTagacacccgggagggaccccatcagggcacgcagcggctatgggcttccctaggtcGGCCTAGCCGCCCCTAGGACCTCGTGGATTCGCTGCCTCCAATCTTGAAGAATGATGAAGAACGAGAAGAAGATATAAGGGAGAGGGTTAAAAAGTatatgaacacgaaaaagtagtagattgatTTGTTTGATTGTGTGTTCTTCCAATCGGTTGtcaccccaacatatataagaggcggctggacttcccatacaagaaaaggactccaaaTCACGTCCAAATCTTTCCAAAATTAACCGAACTCGGATTTAGACAAGTTTGAGACAACAGTTTGGTTTTTTGGTCTCACGGGCCACAAACGATGTCAAATAAAGATGCGCCAAAAAGAAAATTTAACCGTTTCAATGAGACAAACAACTCTCCTAttgatcactttttcaaaaaaGGCAATCTTCAATACCCTAGTGGGCCATCTTTCATTCAAAGTCACTCATGCAGTTTTCTTGGTTGTCCAAGTCTTGCAGCAACCTTCAATGCCGTATACCATCTcatatgatgatgactccaaaagtaAAGTTCACCTTTTCGACgatacgcacaactttcatgtagaaGACTTTTTCATCCGTGGACATCTAGAAAATCTTTTCAGACCATCTTTAGCTTCTGGTTGGATTGACCTTGACAATTTCCGCTTGTCCGGCAAGAtttccacgccggcaagctttTCGCTCGGCCGGCAAGCTTTTGCGCTGGAAAGCATTACATGCCGGCAAGATTTCCGCGCCGGCAAGCTTTTCACTTGGCAGACAGGCTTTCAACGCCGACAAGCTTTGCACTCGCGCTAATTTTTCACGCCGACAAGCTATTCACTCGGCCGGCGAGCTTTTGCGCCGGAAAGCCTTCCACGCCGGCAAGCTTTTCACTTGGCAGACAAGCTTTTTACGCCGACAAGCTTTCCACACGGGCAAAATTTTCATGCCGGCAAGCTTTTCACTCGGCCGACAAGCTTTTCACGCGGCCGACAAGCTTTTCGCTGGCAAGCTTCATTCGGCCGGCAAAGGGCAAATAGCTCATGCGACGCATGAGACACCACCTAGGTGGGTGTCTGGTCCCTTGCGTCACTTTTTCACTCAGCAGCCATCCGCAAAGTGTTGtgtctaacttttgcatacaaagttGGAATGGCAGGATTTTCCGGTCCGGTCGTGTTATTTCTTGGATAGCGTTTGTTCATTCTGGGTCGACTCTGTTTTTTCCGTCGTCGCAATTTTCCTGGACAGAACAGAGTCTGCAACTGTAAGAAATGATGATGTCGTCACTGCTGTGAAAGAAATTCCGTTGGTTGGTATTTATGCAATGTCTGCTTGGTTGCTTCCTCCCGATGGTaccaaaaatgtgtgtgtgtgtgtgtgtgtgtgtgtgtgtgtgtgtgtgtgtgtgtgtgtgtgttgctgacGTTGAAATACAGGAAAATCATGCGTCGCTACAACACCTGTCTAACGGCTGTGATCTAGTTCAACTATCTTCTGTTGCAACAACGGAATGAGCAACGTGACGGCCGCCatagtattattattattactacatTTTCATGTCCAAACGTTGGTGTATGACAACACTCGTGACAGGACAAATGCTTCGCTCAAGCCTCTCGCGCTTGTGATTTTGCTGACATTTTCATGTCCTTTTGATAACTTGCACCTTCACCATGCATGCACAAATGTTTAGAGTTGAGACATtctaaacataggtggcttcggtcaGGAAGAGGATGCACctccgacgatgacggcgagccgcAGATACATGCACGGACAAGCTCACCACCGACATCGCCGGATCATCCTCCCCCCGTTTGCTGCCCCCTCTTTTGGTCTGCCCTATAAAAGCAGGGCAGCAAGCAAGAAGAGGCACAGCGGCAACAAGGAACAGTTCAAGAGAAGAGAAGAtggcttcttcttcctcgtcggtgcTGCTGGTTGCGGCGGTGGTGGCCGCGGTGGTGTGCGGCGCGCACGGCATCCCCAAGGTTCCCCCTGGCCCCAACATCACGGCGTCGCCTGCGAGCTACGGCAACAAGTGGCTGGACGCCAAGACCACGTGGTACGGCAAGCCGACGGGCGCCGGGCCCAAGGACAACGGCGGCGCCTGCGGGTACAAGGAGGTGGACAAGGCCCCCTTCCACGGCATGACCTCCTGCGGCAACATCCCCATCTTCAAGGACGGCCGCGGCTGCGGCTCCTGCTTTGAGCTCAAGTGCACCAAGCCCGAGGCCTGCTCCGGCGAGCCCACCATGGTCACCATCACCGACAAGAACGAGGAGCCCATCGCCCCCTACCACTTCGACCTCTCCGGCCACGCCTTCGGCTCCATGGCCAAGAAGGGCGAGgagcagaagctgcgcgacgccggcgaGGTGGAGATCAAGTTCCGGCGCGTCAAGTGCAAGTACCCGCCGGGCACCAAGGTCAACTTCCACGTGGAGAAGTCCTCCAACGAAAACTACCTGGCCCTGGTGATCAAGTTCCTCCAAGGCGACGGCGACGTGGTGGGCGTAGACATCAAGCAGAAGGGCGAGGACAAGTGGACCGAGCTCAACGAGTCGTGGGGAGCCGTGTGGAGGATCGACACCCCCCACAAGCTCATCGGCCCCTTCTCCGTCCGCTACACCACCGAGGGCGGCACCAAGACCGTCGTCGAGGACGTCATCCCCAAGGGCTGGAAGGCCGACACCTCCTACGAGGCCAAGGGCGGGtactgaagatgatgatgatgatgatgcgaacCACACCTTCCGGCAGCGtgcttaattaattaactaactccTTTTGGCTCCAGAAGAAGAATAAACCAGCCGCACATATATCATACACATATGATGCGATGAGAGCATGAGTATACTTATTCATTCATTTACTATAGGGAAAGAGCGTGGACAACTAATAATTTCTTGTTTGATGTATCTAAACTTGCTCATGATTGTAAACATGTCTTATTAACAGAAATTGATATGCACACATTAattatgttttcttttctttaaaAAATCCCATGAAAGATGGTCACAACGGGCTCGAGCTAGCccgttatttttcttcttctcttctcaaaAACTGAATTGCCACACCTAAACAACAGGGTAGCACTATAGCTCACTTGGAGACCACTTAATTAGGTCGCTGGATGGTCTCCATTTTCGCCAATGGGAATATATTAATTAATACTGCAAAGATCCCGATTACATCCAGGCTCTGCAACAATAAAATATTCTACAGACATTATGGATGCACACAACCCtacaacaaaaaaagaagaagaagaagaagaagaagaagaagaagaagaagaaacgaaAGATTCCGCTACGGTGATCAAAACCATGTAGCTGCAAAACAAACCATCGGGAAGGCAGCACCCGGAGTCCAAATTCGCCAAAAGTGATGCTTCCAAGAAAAAAGAAGTGCACAAGTGCTATCGGCCGCCCGATCATAGATCTCAGGTTTTCACCCTGAACAAAGTCCGCGCTCTTAAAATAATGCTTTCAACAAGGTCGTTGCCAGGCACAGCCACTTAAGGTCATACCTTGGATTTTCACCTTGAAAGATAAGACTATATACTCCTCCTTTGTTGCTCCGCTTGCCGATGTCGCTACCAGGCACAACCACTTAAAGACAAGGATAAGTGGATCGAGCTCAAGGAGTCGTGGGGATCCGTGTGGAGGATCGACACCCTGACAAGCTCATCGGCCCCTTCACCATCTGCTACACCACCGAGGGCGGCACCAAGACCGTCGCCGAGAATGTCATCCCCGAGGGCTGGAAGCCCGACACCTCCTACAAGACCAAGGGAGGGtattgaagatgatgatgatgatgatgatgatgcgacaCCTTCCGGCGGCCAGCTTAATTAACTCCTTCTGGCTCCAGAAGAAGAATAAACCAGCCGAACATATCATATACTAGTACAGTAGTAGTATATGATGAATGCAAGCTCCTGCACGCATcgcacatgtagttgaatcaaaaccaacgcaGCCTTCGTGATATTTATGTTCAGGGTGTTTAAATCCTACTCATGCTCGTATTCAATATTAATTATTCGCAATGCATGATTATGACCATTGTCGCTCTCTAATTAGTcatttctcaatctatttgctagccttcgcctgtactaagagcgaatacttcttgtgcattcaAAATCCCTAAACCCAAagttatttcagatgagttcaccatatctatctatatgcggtattactctgtc
This window encodes:
- the LOC119294247 gene encoding pollen allergen Phl p 1-like, which encodes MASSSSSVLLVAAVVAAVVCGAHGIPKVPPGPNITASPASYGNKWLDAKTTWYGKPTGAGPKDNGGACGYKEVDKAPFHGMTSCGNIPIFKDGRGCGSCFELKCTKPEACSGEPTMVTITDKNEEPIAPYHFDLSGHAFGSMAKKGEEQKLRDAGEVEIKFRRVKCKYPPGTKVNFHVEKSSNENYLALVIKFLQGDGDVVGVDIKQKGEDKWTELNESWGAVWRIDTPHKLIGPFSVRYTTEGGTKTVVEDVIPKGWKADTSYEAKGGY